One stretch of Gopherus flavomarginatus isolate rGopFla2 chromosome 2, rGopFla2.mat.asm, whole genome shotgun sequence DNA includes these proteins:
- the GFUS gene encoding GDP-L-fucose synthase, which produces MAEAEGTKPKRILVTGGTGLVGRAIEKVVADGEGRPDEEWNFVCSKDADLTSTAETRALYEKYRPTHVIHLAALVGGLFKNIKYNLDFWRRNVHINDNVLHSAYEFGVQKVVSCLSTCIFPDKTTYPIDESMIHNGPPHSSNFGYSYAKRMIDVQNRGYFEQHGCRFTAVIPTNVFGPHDNYNIEDGHVLPGLIHKVYLAKKNGTALTVWGTGKPRRQFIYSLDLARLFLWVLREYDEVEPIILSVGEEDEVSIREAAESVVEAMDFKGEVIFDTTKSDGQFKKTASNGKLRRCLPNFQFTPFKQAVKETCDWFNVHYDIARK; this is translated from the exons ATGGCAGAGGCAGAAGGAACGAAGCCAAAGCGCATCCTGGTAACCGGTGGCACCGGACTGGTGGGGAGAGCCATTGAGAAGGTGGTTGCTGATGGAGAGGGCAGGCCAGATGAGGAATGGAACTTCGTGTGCTCCAAGGATGCTGACTTAAC gaGTACTGCGGAGACCAGAGCCCTGTATGAGAAATACAGACCCACCCACGTGATCCACTTGGCAGCCTTGGTGGGAGGCCTCTTCAAAAACATCAAATACAACCTGGATTTCTGG CGGAGAAATGTGCACATCAACGACAACGTCCTTCACTCAGCGTACGAATTCGGAGTGCAGAAAGTCGTCTCCTGCCTTTCCACCTGCATCTTCCCGGACAAGACCACCTATCCTATCGACGAGTCCATG ATTCACAATGGGCCCCCGCACAGCTCCAACTTTGGGTACTCGTACGCCAAGAGAATGATCGACGTTCAGAACAG GGGGTATTTCGAACAACACGGCTGCCGATTCACCGCCGTGATCCCCACCAATGTCTTCGGACCACATGATAACTACAACATCGAGGACGGGCATGTCCTTCCGGGACTGATCCACAAGGTGTACCTAGCAAAGA AAAATGGCACAGCTCTCACTGTCTGGGGGACGGGAAAGCCCAGGAGACAATTCATCTACTCTCTG GACCTGGCACGGCTCTTCCTCTGGGTCCTAAGGGAGTACGACGAGGTGGAGCCCATCATCCTCTCAG TTGGAGAAGAGGACGAGGTCTCTATCAGGGAAGCTGCGGAGAGTGTCGTGGAAGCCATGGATTTCAAGGGAGAAGTCATC TTTGACACAACGAAATCCGACGGCCAGTTCAAGAAAACAGCCAGCAATGGCAAGCTGAGGCGGTGCCTGCCCAACTTCCAGTTCACGCCATTCAAACAGG ctgTGAAGGAAACATGTGACTGGTTCAACGTGCACTATGACATCGCCCGGAAGTGA